A window of the Bacteroides thetaiotaomicron VPI-5482 genome harbors these coding sequences:
- a CDS encoding ferritin, whose translation MTEKLQNALNEQITAELWSANLYLSMSFYLEREGFSGMARWMQKQSAEETGHAYAIAGYMIKREATPKVDKVDVVPQGWGNPVEVFEHALEHEKHVSKLIDELVQVASEEKDNATQDFLWQFVREQVEDEANVLNIVSHLRKAGDCAILFMDAKLGERES comes from the coding sequence ATGACTGAAAAATTGCAAAATGCTCTGAATGAGCAAATCACAGCAGAATTATGGTCTGCCAACCTGTATTTATCAATGTCTTTTTATCTGGAAAGAGAGGGCTTTTCCGGAATGGCTCGCTGGATGCAGAAACAGTCTGCAGAAGAGACCGGGCATGCATATGCCATTGCCGGGTACATGATTAAGCGTGAGGCAACCCCGAAAGTAGACAAGGTCGATGTGGTTCCACAAGGTTGGGGTAACCCTGTTGAAGTATTCGAGCATGCTTTGGAGCATGAAAAACATGTTTCCAAACTGATTGATGAGTTGGTACAGGTAGCATCCGAAGAGAAAGACAATGCCACTCAGGACTTCTTGTGGCAATTTGTTCGTGAGCAAGTAGAAGATGAAGCGAATGTACTCAATATTGTTAGTCATCTGAGGAAAGCCGGAGACTGTGCTATCCTTTTTATGGATGCAAAACTGGGTGAACGGGAGTCATAA
- the gpmA gene encoding 2,3-diphosphoglycerate-dependent phosphoglycerate mutase: MKRIVLLRHGESLWNKENRFTGWTDVDLSEKGVEEACKAGDALREAGFSFEAAYTSYLKRAVKTLNCVLDRLDKDWIPVEKTWRLNEKHYGMLQGLNKSETAVQYGEEQVHIWRRSYDVAPAPVGKDDPRNPGMDIRYAGVPDSELPRTESLKDTIGRVMPYWKCIIFPALMYKDSLLVVAHGNSLRGIIKHLKGISDTDISNLNLPTAVPYVFEFDDRLVLVKDYYLGNPEEIRKRAEAVAKQGMAKK; encoded by the coding sequence ATGAAAAGAATAGTGTTATTACGTCATGGCGAAAGTCTATGGAACAAAGAAAACCGTTTTACTGGATGGACGGACGTGGATTTAAGCGAGAAAGGAGTTGAAGAAGCCTGCAAGGCAGGCGATGCATTACGGGAGGCTGGATTTTCTTTTGAGGCAGCTTACACTTCTTACTTGAAACGTGCCGTAAAAACGTTGAACTGTGTCTTGGACCGGCTGGATAAAGACTGGATTCCGGTTGAAAAGACCTGGCGGCTGAACGAGAAGCATTACGGTATGCTTCAGGGACTGAATAAGAGTGAAACAGCGGTCCAATATGGTGAAGAACAAGTACACATCTGGCGAAGAAGCTATGACGTGGCTCCCGCTCCGGTAGGCAAAGATGATCCCCGTAATCCGGGCATGGATATCCGCTATGCCGGTGTACCAGATAGCGAACTTCCCCGTACGGAATCCCTGAAAGATACTATTGGGCGTGTCATGCCTTACTGGAAATGCATCATCTTTCCCGCATTGATGTATAAGGACAGCCTGCTGGTAGTCGCCCATGGTAACAGCCTGCGCGGAATCATCAAGCATCTCAAAGGAATTTCCGATACGGATATTTCCAACCTGAACCTGCCTACGGCAGTTCCTTATGTCTTTGAATTTGACGACAGGCTGGTTCTTGTCAAGGACTACTACCTTGGAAACCCGGAAGAGATACGGAAACGGGCAGAAGCTGTGGCCAAACAAGGGATGGCTAAAAAATAA
- a CDS encoding class I fructose-bisphosphate aldolase: MKIVDLLGGKAEYYLNHTCKTIDKQLIHIPGPDMIDKVWMNSDRNIRTLESLQALYGHGRLANTGYVSILPVDQGIEHSAGASFAPNPLYFDPENIIKLAIEGGCNAVASTFGVLGAVARKYAHKIPFIVKLNHNELLTYPNSYDQVMFGTVKEAWNMGAVAVGATIYFGSEQSRRQIVEVSQAFEYAHELGMATILWCYLRNSSFKKDGTDYHAAADLTGQANHIGVTIKADIVKQKLPSNNGGFKAIGFGKTNECMYSELTTDHPIDLCRYQVANGYMGRVGLINSGGESHGESDLHDAVVTAVVNKRAGGMGLISGRKAFQKPMKDGIQLLNTIQDVYLDSSITIA, from the coding sequence ATGAAAATAGTAGATTTATTGGGAGGAAAGGCTGAGTACTACCTGAACCATACATGTAAGACGATAGACAAACAACTTATCCATATTCCGGGACCGGATATGATAGATAAGGTATGGATGAATTCCGACAGGAATATCCGTACATTGGAAAGTTTGCAGGCTTTATACGGACATGGACGTCTGGCCAATACGGGCTATGTATCCATTCTGCCTGTAGACCAGGGCATAGAACATTCTGCAGGAGCGTCTTTCGCCCCCAATCCGCTTTATTTCGATCCCGAAAACATCATAAAGCTGGCCATTGAAGGAGGGTGTAATGCCGTGGCATCCACATTCGGTGTGTTGGGCGCCGTGGCACGCAAATATGCACACAAGATACCTTTTATCGTCAAGCTGAACCATAATGAGTTGCTGACTTATCCGAACAGCTACGACCAGGTAATGTTCGGTACGGTGAAAGAGGCATGGAACATGGGAGCCGTAGCTGTCGGTGCTACCATTTATTTCGGTTCGGAACAAAGCCGCCGCCAGATAGTGGAAGTGTCACAGGCTTTTGAATATGCCCACGAACTGGGAATGGCTACTATTCTGTGGTGCTATTTGAGAAACAGCAGCTTCAAAAAGGATGGTACCGACTATCATGCCGCTGCCGACTTGACAGGACAAGCCAACCATATCGGGGTTACCATTAAAGCCGATATCGTGAAGCAGAAGCTCCCATCCAATAACGGCGGTTTCAAGGCTATCGGATTCGGAAAGACAAACGAGTGTATGTATTCGGAACTGACCACTGACCATCCGATAGACCTTTGCCGTTATCAGGTGGCGAATGGCTATATGGGACGTGTCGGATTGATTAACTCGGGCGGTGAATCCCATGGGGAATCCGACCTGCATGATGCTGTCGTAACGGCAGTAGTAAATAAGCGTGCAGGTGGTATGGGGCTGATCAGCGGTCGTAAGGCTTTCCAGAAACCGATGAAAGACGGAATTCAACTTCTGAACACCATTCAGGACGTATATCTGGATTCTTCAATAACCATTGCATAA
- a CDS encoding RNA polymerase sigma factor codes for MRGFDFDKALVALQNELHCFAYKLTADKDEAENLLQETMLRTLDNKDKFDSGTNFKGWMYTIMRNAFINNCRTKKIRGNLYVLSEPEYHFLLRDDSFIFVDNGHDAKEIREALKTLPKAHYVVFMLYRSQISGNSRKDRSVTEYDKKPYLL; via the coding sequence ATGAGAGGATTTGATTTCGATAAAGCGCTGGTAGCCCTTCAGAATGAACTGCATTGTTTTGCATATAAACTGACTGCTGACAAGGATGAAGCAGAAAACTTGTTGCAGGAAACAATGTTGAGGACGTTGGATAATAAGGATAAGTTTGATTCCGGTACGAATTTTAAAGGCTGGATGTATACCATCATGCGCAATGCATTTATCAATAATTGCCGGACAAAGAAAATACGAGGGAATTTATATGTATTATCAGAACCTGAATATCATTTCCTGTTAAGGGACGACTCTTTCATTTTCGTGGATAACGGGCATGATGCAAAAGAGATAAGGGAAGCCCTTAAAACATTGCCTAAAGCGCATTATGTCGTTTTTATGTTGTACCGGAGTCAAATATCGGGAAATAGCCGCAAAGATAGGAGTGTCACTGAGTACGATAAAAAGCCGTATCTTTTATAG
- a CDS encoding Hsp20/alpha crystallin family protein encodes MVPVKTNQNWLPSIFNDFFDNEWMARANATAPAINVIENEKDYKVELAAPGMTKNDFKVSVDESNNLVICMEKKDEKKEEKKDGKYLRREFSYSRFQQSILLPDNVEKDKISAKVEHGVLFIDIPKVVDKKVQETTKTIDVK; translated from the coding sequence ATGGTACCTGTAAAAACAAACCAGAATTGGTTACCGAGTATTTTTAACGATTTCTTTGACAATGAATGGATGGCAAGAGCAAACGCTACGGCTCCAGCCATCAATGTGATTGAGAATGAAAAGGACTACAAGGTAGAACTGGCAGCTCCAGGAATGACCAAGAATGATTTTAAGGTAAGTGTGGATGAAAGCAACAATCTGGTAATCTGCATGGAAAAAAAGGACGAGAAAAAGGAGGAGAAGAAAGACGGAAAATACTTGCGCCGTGAATTCTCCTATTCCCGATTCCAGCAGAGTATCCTGCTGCCGGATAATGTGGAAAAAGATAAAATTTCGGCCAAAGTGGAACACGGGGTCCTGTTTATCGATATTCCCAAAGTCGTAGATAAGAAGGTTCAGGAAACCACCAAAACTATTGATGTCAAATAA
- the pfkA gene encoding 6-phosphofructokinase, which yields MDNKYIGILTSGGDASGMNAAIRAVTRAAIFNGFKVKGIYRGYEGLIAGEVKELTTEDVSSIIQRGGTILKTARSETFTTPEGRKKAYKVIQKENINALIIIGGDGSLTGARIFAEEYDVTCIGLPGTIDNDLYGTDFTIGYDTALNTIVECVDKIRDTATSHDRIFFVEVMGRDAGFLAQNSAIASGAEAAIIPEDRTDVDQLETFIGRGFRKTKNSSIVIVTESPENKNGGAIYYADRVKKEYPGYDVRVSILGHLQRGGAPSANDRILASRLGEAAIQALMEGQRNVMIGIRNNEIVYVPFVQAIKKDKPIDKSLIRVLNELSI from the coding sequence ATGGATAACAAGTATATTGGAATTCTGACTTCCGGAGGGGATGCTTCAGGAATGAACGCGGCTATCCGTGCCGTGACCCGCGCCGCCATTTTTAACGGATTTAAAGTGAAAGGAATTTATAGAGGTTACGAGGGGCTGATTGCCGGTGAAGTGAAAGAACTCACGACGGAAGATGTAAGTAGCATTATCCAGAGGGGAGGCACCATACTGAAAACAGCTCGCTCCGAGACTTTCACCACTCCCGAAGGACGCAAGAAAGCTTATAAGGTCATACAGAAAGAGAACATCAATGCTTTGATAATTATCGGTGGAGACGGTTCCCTGACGGGAGCCCGTATCTTTGCGGAGGAGTATGATGTGACGTGCATAGGATTGCCCGGCACCATTGACAATGACCTATATGGTACCGATTTTACCATAGGATATGATACGGCATTGAACACCATTGTGGAATGCGTGGATAAAATCAGGGACACGGCAACCTCCCATGACCGTATCTTCTTTGTCGAAGTGATGGGGCGTGATGCGGGCTTCCTGGCACAAAACAGCGCAATAGCTTCCGGTGCTGAAGCGGCCATCATCCCGGAGGACAGGACGGACGTGGACCAGTTGGAAACATTCATCGGGCGCGGATTCAGAAAGACGAAAAACAGCAGCATCGTAATTGTGACCGAAAGTCCTGAAAACAAGAATGGAGGTGCCATATATTACGCCGACCGGGTAAAGAAGGAATATCCCGGGTATGATGTCAGGGTTTCTATCCTGGGCCATCTGCAACGGGGTGGTGCTCCGAGTGCCAATGACCGTATACTGGCAAGCCGGCTGGGTGAAGCCGCAATCCAGGCCTTAATGGAAGGCCAGCGAAATGTTATGATAGGCATACGGAACAACGAGATTGTTTATGTTCCTTTTGTCCAGGCAATCAAAAAGGACAAGCCTATTGACAAAAGCCTGATCCGGGTCCTTAACGAATTATCGATCTAA
- a CDS encoding MarC family protein, producing MDIFVYLTLCFTSLFTLMDPLGVMPVFLQMTDGMDTKERRYIALKACTIAFIILVLFTLSGRFLFHFFGISTNGFRIVGGIIIFKIGYDMLQAHFTHVKLNETERKEYSKDITITPLAIPMLCGPGAISSGITLMEDASEYTFKIVLLGVIALVCILSFFILCASTQLLKILGETGNNVMMRLMGLILMVIAVECFISGIRPVLIEILKQAHACS from the coding sequence ATGGATATATTTGTATATTTAACATTGTGTTTCACTTCGCTATTCACCTTGATGGACCCTCTTGGAGTGATGCCGGTATTCCTGCAAATGACTGATGGAATGGATACGAAAGAACGCAGATATATCGCCTTGAAAGCATGTACCATTGCATTTATCATATTAGTCCTTTTTACATTATCGGGCAGGTTTCTGTTTCATTTTTTCGGCATCTCAACAAACGGATTCCGGATTGTGGGAGGTATCATCATCTTTAAAATCGGATATGATATGTTGCAGGCACATTTTACCCATGTGAAACTGAATGAAACTGAACGAAAAGAATATTCCAAAGATATAACCATCACACCTCTTGCCATTCCGATGTTATGCGGTCCGGGAGCGATTTCCAGTGGAATAACATTGATGGAAGATGCTTCGGAATATACTTTCAAAATAGTATTGCTTGGCGTAATCGCTTTGGTCTGCATTCTTTCCTTCTTTATTCTGTGCGCGTCCACCCAGCTTTTAAAAATCTTGGGAGAGACGGGAAACAATGTGATGATGAGACTGATGGGACTTATTCTAATGGTGATCGCCGTGGAATGTTTTATCAGCGGGATACGTCCGGTATTAATTGAAATCTTGAAACAAGCCCATGCTTGTTCTTAA
- a CDS encoding ferritin-like domain-containing protein — protein sequence MDKRIENAMNELINTEIWSTGLYLSLQVYFEDERLPILSSWLNSQAQDNMNKVYQMMNRICHDGGCVVINEMKRDTHEWTTPLNALNELLEHEQYISRQVNTFLILCWNVSMSFHSFISGLYADRIYVSTAFMELLRILAKENERKLPYF from the coding sequence ATGGATAAACGAATAGAAAACGCCATGAATGAGTTGATCAATACAGAAATATGGTCAACCGGTTTATACCTGTCATTGCAGGTTTATTTTGAAGATGAACGGCTTCCAATACTTAGCTCCTGGCTGAACTCCCAAGCACAGGACAATATGAACAAGGTTTATCAGATGATGAATCGGATATGCCATGATGGAGGATGTGTTGTAATCAATGAAATGAAACGGGATACACATGAATGGACAACGCCATTGAATGCCTTGAATGAATTGCTTGAACATGAGCAGTACATATCACGTCAGGTAAACACATTTCTCATATTATGCTGGAATGTAAGCATGTCCTTCCATTCTTTCATCAGCGGGCTGTATGCAGACCGTATATATGTAAGTACGGCATTTATGGAATTGTTACGTATCCTCGCCAAGGAAAACGAACGGAAACTACCTTATTTTTGA